TCGCTATGATGAAAGATGGTGTACGCATTATTAACTGTGCACGCGGCGGTATTATCAATGAGGATGATTTATATGATGCTATCGTAGAAGGTAAAGTAGCAGGAGCTGCTCTTGACGTATTCGTATCTGAGCCAGCAACGGATCACAAGCTACTTACTTTACCACAAGTAATCGCAACACCTCACTTAGGTGCTTCTACAATTGAAGCTCAAGAATCTGTAGCTGTTGACGTATCAAACGACATCATTAAATTTTATAAAACAGGTACTGTAACTAACCCAGTGAACATGCCATCTATTCCGAAAGAATTGCTTGCACAAGTTGAGCCATTCTTTGAATTAGCGGAAAAACTTGGTTCATTCTTATCTCAAGTGACAACTGAGCCTGTAAAGGAAATCAATTTATCTTATGCTGGTGAGGTAGCAAACTATGATGTGCGACCATTAACATCAAATGCATTAAAAGGCTTATTATCTAAAAATCATGGTAACCATGTGAATGATGTAAATGCTCGCTATTTATCTGAGCGAATCGGCATGAAAATTAATGAACATAAGACTACAACAGCTAAAGGCTTCACTAGCTTAATTACGATTGAAATTAAAACAGCGAATGAAACACACACTGTAGCCGGTACTTTATTAAACGGTCTAGGTGCACGTATTGTCAAAGTAGAAGACTATGTTGTTGATGTGATTCCACAAGGTCACCTACTTTACATTAAAAACACAGACAAACCAGGTGCAATCGGTCGCGTAGCCACAAAGCTAGCTGAAAAAGATATCAACATCGCAACAATGCAGGTTGGTCGTGCACAGGTTGGTGGAACGGCTGTCATGATGCTTACTATCGACAATGTGGTAACAGAAGAAGATTTAACATTCGTCGCACAATTAGAAAATATTGATGAGGTAAAAGCGATTAGCCTATAATTTAATAGAGTTTATGGTAAAGGGCCTGAGTTAAATACTCGGGTCCTTTTTTATGTACTCACTCACTTAAAGACTTTATGAGTTTATAAATGAAGCAATGAAAGTGGTGTGATAATGTGAAGGATTTATATGGATTGTGTACAGGTATTTTTCAAACATATGCTACAGTCTATTTCTAGAAATAAGAAGAAGGTATCTTTTCGTAGTTCTTAGCCTTTTTCAGCAAGTGCGTTTTTTTTAGTTTAAACGATACTTTTTGCTAAGTCATTCGTCTTTAAAGAAAAGGAGGTGCAGAGGCTGGATGTTTGAAGAACAATTTTACCTACATAATCAAACCATTTTTAAATACTTATATTACTTACTCAATGATGAAAAATTAGCGGAGGATTTCACACAGGAGACATTTATGCGCTTTTTCAAATACCGGCAGACAATTAAAGAAGGTGCTGAACTTGCTTGGCTTAGGAGTACTGCACGAAATCTAGCCTACGATTATTACCGCCGCAAAAGGCTTATTCAATTTGTCCCTTTTTTAAATGATCATGAGGAACTTGAGCCGAACTTACCACACCAATGGCTCATCCAGCAGGAAGATGCAAAGAAGCTTTATCTTGCAATTAGTAAACTTAAGCTTACTTATCGTGATGTCATTATTTTACGTAAAATCGAGGAACTATCCATTCAGGAGACATGTGATGTACTAGGTTGGAATGAAGGAAAGGTAAAAAACACTTTAAAACGTGCACTTGTAGCATTAAAAAAGCAGCTTGGGGGTGAATTCAATGAAGAACTATGAAAAAA
This genomic stretch from Lysinibacillus pakistanensis harbors:
- the serA gene encoding phosphoglycerate dehydrogenase: MTTATKTINVFIADPLSEDGIFPLRQEQDLDLNIIVDTGLAQEELMAKIADVDVLLVRSQTTVTREVIEAAKNLKLIGRAGVGVDNIDLTAATEHGIIVVNAPDGNTNSAAEHTIAMMTSLARHIPQAFNTLKNGKWDRKSYVGVELKNKTLGVVGFGRIGVEVAYRAKGQRMNVMAYDPFLTDERAKELGVTKSTVEEICEHADFITVHTPLLPETRNLINKEKFAMMKDGVRIINCARGGIINEDDLYDAIVEGKVAGAALDVFVSEPATDHKLLTLPQVIATPHLGASTIEAQESVAVDVSNDIIKFYKTGTVTNPVNMPSIPKELLAQVEPFFELAEKLGSFLSQVTTEPVKEINLSYAGEVANYDVRPLTSNALKGLLSKNHGNHVNDVNARYLSERIGMKINEHKTTTAKGFTSLITIEIKTANETHTVAGTLLNGLGARIVKVEDYVVDVIPQGHLLYIKNTDKPGAIGRVATKLAEKDINIATMQVGRAQVGGTAVMMLTIDNVVTEEDLTFVAQLENIDEVKAISL
- a CDS encoding RNA polymerase sigma factor, whose translation is MFEEQFYLHNQTIFKYLYYLLNDEKLAEDFTQETFMRFFKYRQTIKEGAELAWLRSTARNLAYDYYRRKRLIQFVPFLNDHEELEPNLPHQWLIQQEDAKKLYLAISKLKLTYRDVIILRKIEELSIQETCDVLGWNEGKVKNTLKRALVALKKQLGGEFNEEL